The nucleotide sequence CTTAAGGAACACTGTGCAGTGTTGAAAAACACTGTCGGATGGTTTCGGTGGTTGGTCACACTTCTTTTATCTCAGACTTATTGTCAGGTGATCAAGGGTCGAGTTGTATTTACAGCAGAGTATTTGAAATATTGAATGCACTTATTCCATAGTCATGGatgattgttttaatgtgttcCAGCAAAGCAATGCCTGGTGGAAGCTGAAGACTATTGTCAATTGCCCTTTACTGACCTCACAGCGAAGACGATTGTCCTGGGTTCAGTTAGCAGGCCATAAAGGTAAACCCTTCCCCCAAAAAGCTGCTCATTTTAGTCCAATGTAAATTTATGTTTCAGTTCCATATTTACAAAGTTTGCACAGTTTCCGGGGTGAATACATATGGGACAGCAATTTACAATGTTTGTGACTATCAAAAAGCTACCATTAAttcaaaatttctatttaaaaatttttaatcaaattattatttaatgatttaataataaaccTCAAGTCagacatgtatatattttatgctattattttagtttattgtttatgtatgtatttatgtatgtattatttatttctgtagtgTCAGTATTCGTCTTCATCAGACTGCTTCCTTGGCAATAACGCCACTGATTTTAGCTCGAGTCTTCAGGCAGTTTTACTGTaaacagcactgttttttttttcagtacatgaGGAAGTACAATGATTTGATACCATTTTAGGGAAGTGGTTAAGTGTAGTCTTATGTGATGACACTTGACTCATGCATGTTCACATGCCGAAAACCAAAACAGTGTATGTATAAACTTACTTTTCAGATATCAAACATAAATTATTTAGCCTTTCCAATTCTATGCATGTGTGCACAGTCATCATGCAATATTCGTATTCAGTAACAGATGATTAAGGCACACATCCTGACTAAGATCTGGCTGACTGGCTGTGCGGCTCAGTGTTGATTATATGTGCTCCAGTGACTCCAGTCATcctttgtctgtgtttgtgtttctacTCAGGCAGCTTTAAAGCAGGCGACGAGGGCTCCATTCTGAAAAAATTCTCAGAGAATGAGAAGCTGTGTTTCGAGAGGCTGAAAGAGGATGCTTTACATTCCTTCGTGCCCAGCTACTATGGTGTGGTTGAGAGAGACGGAGAGCTTTTTCTCAAAATGAAAGACCTTTTGGCTGAGTTCGATTTGCCCAACGTCATGGACTGCAAGATGGGAGTGAGGTAGAGTAATGGATGCTACTTTTCATGGACAAGTTGCTCagattattctatttttttatgatgtatttgTATATTCTAATGTTTACAACTGATGCAGGGAATGCATGTGGAAAATCACATTTAGAGCTTCATATGTTTTACCTTTTCTTTATGATAAATCAAAACAGGTGTAAccattgattacattttaaaagaatagtcACAGAACCACCCATTCAAATACAATGCAGCccaaataaattatgcaaatcacTTTAAACTTAACTacctatgtttaaaaaaaataatagtcatGTTCATTCATAAAATTAATGATATACAATATCACTAAGGTCAATTAATCATGCCTGAAATCAGTCATCAGCAGTGactgtgacaattttttttttaagtttagggtaagaagtctcttatggtcaccaaggctgttttttgttttgttcaatttttgaaatattaatatatattattacagtttaaaatgacagttttctatcttaatatattttaaaatgtaatttattactgtgatgcaatgctaaattttcagcagccattactccagtgtcacgtgatccttcagaaatcattctaatatgcagatttttttatttttttattattaatgcttaaaagcaattgtgctgcttaatatttttgtgcaaaccatgatacatttcatCAGGATTCTATAAATGATAGAAAGGTCAGAGCATTTATTAAATATGGAAAGTATTACTTGTTTTGCTAATGTGTAATTCTTTCCTTTTTATAGTCATGCTAATATGTTGTGCATGGCAGGTTCACTGCCTGCAGAAACACCTGTTCTGGTTGTTGGCCTGCATCCTGTCAGGGTGATGGGTGGAGCtcatgaggagagagagaggcccTCGTACAACAATAATAACCACTTCCTGTGCACACGCAGTCAAAACTTAGATGCACACTTAGTGAGGCAGACACAGGGCGTCCCTGAGGGCTTCCTTCTCACACACGTTCTTTTACACGCTGAGAGACATTTTGTGCAAGGAGTCCCTCTACTCACACAGGAAGTCAAGTAAAGTTcaagcttgcaaaaaaaaaaaaaaactgctgatgACTGACATTAACATTTCAGGCATGATTAATTGACCTTTCcaatagattatttaaaaatctacttgtttttttttctttctttctttctttctttcttacttactTTCTGTCTTTCTTATTTTCAGGACATATCTGGAGGACGAGTTGGTGCGGGCAAGGGTGAAGCCAAAGCTGCGTGAAGACTTGTATAATAAGATGCTGGAGGTGGACAGTGAAGCTCCTACAGTGGAGGAGAAGAAACAGAAGGCTGTTACCAAACCACGCTATATGCAGTGGAGAGAAAGTCTCAGCTCTACTAACACTCTGGGCTTCCGCATTGAGGGTATCAAGGTAGCCACAGTGCCTAAAAATCACAGCCTGCTTGTTCACAGCAAGCAGAATTTGCATTCAGCTGAAAACCAGACACTCAAACTTGTGCTAAGTTTACAttgttaaataaatcaatgaatgaaaCAATCAGTTTAACAAAACTATTAATATtagcaataaatattatataatgttattaataatacctaataataataaataacaatacaaccattaataagaaattaatataaataaatacctcTGCATTCAACAaaactattactattatataataataaaaaatatatatatatatatatatatatatatatatatatatatatatatatatatatatatatatatatatatatatatatatatgtacagttgttaaaaaatattaatattaattattaatattctatatcattaataacataatacaacttaatattaaatgattaaatacataaatacaattgatatgaattattattattttataatgttagtaaatagatcaaataaataatactgtcaCAGTTTAGGTTCGATGAACACGCAAGGTGAAAATGTTGCTAAGGATACCTGAGAAAATCAAACTGAAACGACAGGAACTTAAGTACACACACCTAACGAGGATAATTAACGAGacacacctgaactaaatgaaCTCAAATGACAATAACAATGATAACTAACTGAAAGTCCAAACAGAAACAGGGTgtgacaaatacaaaataaataaatatataactaaactattcatatagaaaataatgaaataactatcatttgtattctttttttctttttattatttttctttttatagactttttttccttttgcattCAACACAATACATTGTTTTCTTATTTCAGAGAGGGGAAACCTGCAACACAGACTTCAAAAAGACCCGGTCAAAGGAAGACGTCATTCAGGTCTTTAAGGATTTCGTCGAAGGCAATAAGAACATAACTGTGCGTGAGTTCCTCAGAACTTGACCAACCTGTTCTGTGATATAATGCATGCACACCTACGTTTCAGTGGAACAATGTTCTCTTTGTGGCATAATGAACACCTTAAGTACTTTGTATCCAGGATATATATGTCTAAAGTTAAAAGGCCAGATGTCGTTTACTTTGTGATGCTCCCATTAGGCAGTTAAAACAGTATCATAAATGCTCATCTGTTCAGTACAGGGTCTATATGGTTTAAGATTGTTAcaattaaaggatttttttttttttaacaagcaagGGAAGGTAGATATAAaacctcaaaagaaaaaaaaatgaaattaactgCACCTACAAGGAGCCTGACTCCagtgaaaaatactgaaaaataacttCTAGCATAATTCTAGTTGAATTAATATCAATGTTGTGTTCCTCTCCTTCACCTACCTAACAGAACTCCTATATTACAAGGCTTGAAGATATTAAACAGGCACTTAAGGCCTCAGATTTCTTCAACAAACATGAGGTAAAATActaaatttgttttgttctgtAAAGAGTCTTACCTTAACTTGTGTAATTTTCCAATTTATATTAATGGCTAACAAGAAAATGTACTATATATTCTACTATATCATTTACTAATTCTGTACTGTACTGCAATATAGTTACAATGAATATCTAATTAGTTGGCataaaaagtgggaaaaaaaagtattgaaaaaaaatggtatctAGCTAATTAATATCTGagaatatctatttattttatttattatgcactAAATTATTAATGGTAAATTCTACTGTAGTTATATTGATCAGTGTGACAGTAAAGTAacagtactgtgtgtgtgcacttggatgggtaaaatgcagagcacatattCCGGGAATGGGTCACCATAATTGGCCACACAtaacttcacttcactttaaagacatttataatattgtgaaagatatacatttcaaataaatgctgttgtgttgaactttctattaattgagtcctgaaaaaaatgcatcatgatttcTAGAAAAATATTGAGCAGCTTGACTGTTTTtagcaatgataataataagaaatgcttcttaaacagcaaatcagcatattaaaatgatttctgtagaATTACATGTCTCTTAAGACcgaatggttgctgaaaattcagcattgccatcaaataaataaattacattttaaaacattttcaaatgaaaaaagttattttaaattgtaataatatttcacaatattactgtttttactgtatttttactgtatttaaaataatgccTTGCTAAGCATAAAagattttcataaatattaaaaaatctcacgaaccccaaatgtttgaatggttcTTTTTAACAGAAAAGCTATTTGGTTTTTACGTGATATGGCTCACCTCAAAAATGTTTCATGTCTTTAGTAATTGGGAGTTCACTTCTCTTCATTCACGATCACACAGAGAGAGCTGAAGTCTGGCTCATTGATTTTGGTAAGACCACACCTCTCCTAGATGGACAGAACCTGGATCACTACAGACCCTGGGAGGAGGGCAACCGAGAAGACGGATACTTATGGGGCTTGGACAACCTGCTGCAAACTCTTTCCTCGTTGGCCAGGGAGTGACCTTCTTACTGCAAACTTCTGACTGTCCCAGTAACAGCAACGGCATGCTGATAGACACTTATAAACCCTTTGCAGTGCATTATAGGGAGGCTACTAGTGACAAAGTCCATTACTTTACAGTATTAAGCTGTAAAAGCATTTCACCATGATCATGgttttaaaaatgatcatttgtTTGTCATCATTATGCATCATACAATTACTCTTCCCCAAAGTCCaacaaaaaaaggtcaaaaactatatttagttggtaaagaaattcatatgagGGTAGTGTACAATTTTTATTTGCCTACAAATTAAATTTCAAACACTTAAGCATAGACAATTCAATCAAACTTTTTaagatgagaaacaaaatcagTCAAGCTTGTCCAATTTTTTGGCTGGGTTTGCAAGCTGGAATCTATTAAAATCAATTGTTTATTTCTGCGCACTGAATATAACACAGAATCAAGGTTAGTTGTATGTAACGTTGTTCCATGTCTGGGCCTAACAAACACTAGTCAAACAACTGACCCTTCGCAGGGAGCTTTATTGACAGGTGATCTGTCCAATCATATCGCCGAATCCGCTCGTTTCACCAGACAGGAGAGTATTAATGTCGGTGGACTAAAACGTGAAAAACGGTGTATATTGATGTCTTTCCATGGTAtctttctgatgttcattcatgtttatttcatgcgtaaatatgtaaatataacaaGATGAAGTTGTTCATGCACCGCTTAAACTGAagcgatctgtcacgacacatcaAAGAGCCAAAAAACAGTACttactgtttgatttttttttttttaaattacaaaatttgaaagctgagactttgtttcatgcCTAAAGTAACTTGCTTTGTCTTGTCTGTTGGCGCATTGTCAGCTTCCTCTTTTCTCCACGATGTAGCCTATTTTTCACAGCGTGAGAACAGCATGCCatgtcggacatagcaacagtaactatgGGGGGCaggtctttgcgaagggtcaaaCTGACGTTGCAcaactgactgtttctatagtaCCATCAAACTAGAGTGTACAGTAGGTGCAGCACATGCATTGAAGTGCGTTATGTAGAACAAATATACAGCGATGCAATGTGAATGATGCACAACACTAGTGCATTTATAGTACAATAGGATGATATTAATCGCTTGGACAGCAATGATCAATCAAGGGTGGTCTTATAAATTCTTCGGatgattttatgaatatattgtaTTGGTTTTATGGTCTCAGAACTTGGGTTGTAATTTTCTATACCTACACACCACTGAAAGTGTTTCATTATCAGACAAACTTAACCTTGTGACACTATTTTGTTTAGGGGGGCAGGTGAGTTTTGTTACAGTGTTCCCTGTGCAGTATGTTTATGACaaataaatctgtatttctgAAATTCATTTTAGTCTTTCATATCAGTATTATagtcaaaaacaatttatttaaggTTTGCTATTACGCAGCAATGTCCatcttttaacataaaaaaatacaggtaGTACAAGTACATTAAAATTCACTTTATATGATGGTTCACCTCTAGTCTGGCTGGTTAGAAATGAACCCCTGCAAAGTCTTCCATAAAAAGCAAGACACATGCAGAACATTGGCAGTGATAAcctcaacaaaaataataataataataaaacaaacaccaaTAAAACTGAGATTAAATATTACAGCTACATATCATAAGGGTTAGTTCAGTGTGAAAGGAATATTAATCCAAAAATACAGCACTCATTTTCCTGGCTAAAGTAAAACTATTTCTACGCTTCTATCCAgtatcctacaaaaaaaaaaaagaataagctCCTTAAAAGGCAGTCAAAAtatgaaacttttaaatggttaaacaagacaaaaataaatgtaagattgTGCTAATACAATTCAGTCTCATCTGTCTCTAAATTTGCATAAGGCTTTTCTCAGCAGTCCCtgactaaaataactaataaatgcacacacaaataaatattttcacataaaaaacatttacatttacctaataactacaatatataattaaatatttgagaATAATTAGTAATACTTAAGAATAGTCTCGAAATCAAACTTCTCATGCATCATATTACCACACTGAGGTGTTATGAGGTTTGTGATTGTGTTTGCTGTAATACTTTGCCTGCAGGTGATTCACATAAAGTAGCTAAAgataaaattcaattatttttacttatttatttttgagggAAAGGTACTAAAACAAATGGCAAAAAATGGTTGTCTTTTGACAGCTCCCTACTGGAGTGCATTGATGTGTAAATCAATACAATCTCCGCCATGACAATTACACCTCATTTACTTCTAACACTTTCAGTGCAACACCTTTGTGAAGCCCTCACAACTATCTCAATGTTTCGCAAACAAAAGACACCCTCAGTGAAAAGGCAACATACTGTTTGTAAATGTGTTGATTTTTCAAAGCTAACAGCAGACAAAACAAAGGACAAAACACTAAATCTAGTCAAAATAAATGGTCCTTGATGCTACTTTCTACTCAAAACACCCTGTAAAGTCCACCTGATTTGAGATTAAAGGTGCTTTCTGTCAGCATTTCTTTATTACTAATACTTTGCAATACACTGCCACCTTTTTAATGCATCTCTGAGTTACTGGTGATAGTGCTaaactttaaagggacagtttacccaaaaagtgaaaaatatgtcatcatttattcatctccATATCGTTCCATAtctatatgacttactttctcttgcagaacacaaaagatactTTGTGTTTCAATGGACCTTGGTCATATTTCCGGGGTTTCTCAGAAACGGAAGCCGTCATACAGTTGTTAAGTAAACTTCTAGCCAAGAACATGGAAGTATgcaattttctgtgaatgtgcgagactttcATTTCATTAGCCGCAGAGAATAACAAAGTATAGTAAATGCTAAAACTGTTTGTGCTACGAAttagtgtgttcataattaagataatacattaaaatagtatggtaagacacaccagtttgcaataactagcagcaaaacaagctgtatTGTACAGCTAAAAATGGCTGGAAGTGAATGACACCGGAAACCAGACctcattacatttacaaatggcCATGCCTGGTCTTgtgggaaaaataaggtggatattggtataatatcaaaataaaaaaatctgttatagCATTTCCATGACTTTCTAATTGTGAAAAAATTAAAGACAGATTAACTACAGCAGTctaaaacaatatattgactttccttgtatggacaaaaaacactttgaaaatgattgaaaaataaatatcatacaggtttggaacaacttgagggtaagtaaataatgacaattttaattttttggtgaaccatcccttttttaaacaaacttttttgtgtttcttttaaagTTCATCAAGTCActcaaataacttaaaaaaatacaattactttaaaggggtcatatgacattgctaaaaagaacattatgttgtgtatttggtgtaattcaatgtgtttatgctgtttaaggttcaaaaaacaacattttccacatattgtacattattgttgctcctctatgccccgccttcctGAAACGTGTAACtttctaaaaacaattttttttatacatttttacaaagctcatcgttctgaaaagagaggtgtACACTGATAGGCCACCTATccaatgcgttgtgattggccgaatacctcaagcatgtgatggaaatgtaacgccccgtaccatactgtgatgccatgtgttCCGACGCGACGAGATAAAAGctataaaacccattaaaaattaGGCATTTGctacatccagtggggacataattactgattataatgacttatactgtctttttacttaTTGCGTTGTGTATCGCAcggcgtaaacataaaaccatgttgtgatcggagaaatgacaaacaacaagcgctactctacactgctcaaaactagcgtttgaatcatcatgggcaaattctttaaatatgaagtgagtcagaagcgccagactgttcttgcaaagttcgaattgccccactttatagaaacaacctttgtgcacagccttcccagttttattaaacagtcctccataaaatgcacagcacacatctgaatatttgggttgaactgttctgga is from Cyprinus carpio isolate SPL01 chromosome B17, ASM1834038v1, whole genome shotgun sequence and encodes:
- the LOC109092033 gene encoding inositol-trisphosphate 3-kinase A-like isoform X2: MPKQRRRRSLRVAVFSRSSPVCDGSGRGGGGGGGRAENFSSTEICDDQAQMAEQFSGQAGCLSDGKPGRGCLVPQVTITSDGDSREITEEDLEEEVNGRLRRKLSNSSISSNGSSTAFDESEDDILSDNETKSKGIVTLEHLGDSVDSGEQSNAWWKLKTIVNCPLLTSQRRRLSWVQLAGHKGSFKAGDEGSILKKFSENEKLCFERLKEDALHSFVPSYYGVVERDGELFLKMKDLLAEFDLPNVMDCKMGVRTYLEDELVRARVKPKLREDLYNKMLEVDSEAPTVEEKKQKAVTKPRYMQWRESLSSTNTLGFRIEGIKRGETCNTDFKKTRSKEDVIQVFKDFVEGNKNITVQLLYYKA
- the LOC109092033 gene encoding inositol-trisphosphate 3-kinase A-like isoform X1 — encoded protein: MPKQRRRRSLRVAVFSRSSPVCDGSGRGGGGGGGRAENFSSTEICDDQAQMAEQFSGQAGCLSDGKPGRGCLVPQVTITSDGDSREITEEDLEEEVNGRLRRKLSNSSISSNGSSTAFDESEDDILSDNETKSKGIVTLEHLGDSVDSGEQSNAWWKLKTIVNCPLLTSQRRRLSWVQLAGHKGSFKAGDEGSILKKFSENEKLCFERLKEDALHSFVPSYYGVVERDGELFLKMKDLLAEFDLPNVMDCKMGVRTYLEDELVRARVKPKLREDLYNKMLEVDSEAPTVEEKKQKAVTKPRYMQWRESLSSTNTLGFRIEGIKRGETCNTDFKKTRSKEDVIQVFKDFVEGNKNITNSYITRLEDIKQALKASDFFNKHEVIGSSLLFIHDHTERAEVWLIDFGKTTPLLDGQNLDHYRPWEEGNREDGYLWGLDNLLQTLSSLARE